In Pseudomonas poae, a single genomic region encodes these proteins:
- a CDS encoding rod shape-determining protein translates to MFKKLRGMFSSDLSIDLGTANTLIYVRERGIVLNEPSVVAIRTHGNQKSVVAVGTEAKRMLGRTPGNIAAIRPMKDGVIADFSVCEKMLQYFINKVHENSFLQPSPRVLICVPCKSTQVERRAIRESALGAGAREVFLIEEPMAAAIGAGLPVEEARGSMVVDIGGGTTEIALISLNGVVYAESVRVGGDRFDEAIITYVRRNYGSLIGESTAERIKQEIGTAYPGGEVREVDVRGRNLAEGVPRAFTLNSNEVLEALQESLATIVQAVKSALEQSPPELASDIAERGLVLTGGGALLRDLDKLLAQETGLPVIVAEDPLTCVARGGGRALEMMDKHTMDLLSSE, encoded by the coding sequence ATGTTCAAGAAACTGCGTGGCATGTTTTCCAGCGATCTCTCCATTGACCTGGGCACTGCCAACACCCTTATTTACGTGCGCGAGCGCGGTATCGTCCTGAATGAGCCATCGGTTGTGGCTATTCGGACCCATGGTAATCAGAAAAGTGTCGTTGCCGTTGGCACCGAGGCCAAGCGCATGCTCGGCCGTACACCAGGCAATATTGCTGCCATTCGTCCGATGAAAGACGGCGTGATCGCCGACTTCAGCGTCTGCGAGAAGATGCTGCAGTACTTCATCAACAAGGTTCACGAAAACAGTTTCCTGCAGCCTAGCCCTCGAGTGCTGATCTGCGTTCCATGCAAGTCCACCCAGGTTGAGCGTCGTGCCATCCGTGAATCGGCCCTTGGTGCCGGTGCCCGTGAAGTGTTCCTGATCGAAGAGCCAATGGCTGCTGCGATCGGTGCCGGCCTGCCGGTTGAAGAAGCGCGCGGTTCGATGGTGGTGGATATCGGTGGTGGTACTACTGAAATCGCCCTGATCTCCCTGAACGGTGTGGTGTATGCCGAATCCGTACGCGTTGGCGGCGACCGTTTCGACGAAGCGATCATCACTTACGTGCGTCGTAACTACGGCAGCTTGATCGGTGAGTCCACCGCTGAGCGTATCAAGCAGGAAATCGGTACCGCTTACCCAGGCGGCGAAGTGCGCGAAGTCGATGTGCGCGGTCGCAACCTGGCCGAAGGCGTTCCACGTGCTTTCACCCTGAACTCCAACGAAGTGCTTGAGGCTCTGCAAGAGTCCCTGGCAACTATCGTTCAGGCCGTGAAGAGCGCCCTGGAGCAATCGCCGCCGGAACTGGCTTCCGATATCGCCGAGCGTGGCCTGGTACTGACCGGTGGTGGCGCCTTGCTGCGTGACCTCGACAAGCTGCTGGCCCAGGAAACTGGCCTGCCGGTGATCGTCGCCGAAGACCCGCTGACCTGCGTTGCCCGTGGCGGTGGTCGTGCACTGGAAATGATGGATAAACACACCATGGACCTGCTCTCCAGCGAATAA
- the gatC gene encoding Asp-tRNA(Asn)/Glu-tRNA(Gln) amidotransferase subunit GatC, translating into MALERSDVEKIAHLASLGLNEADLPQTTAALNSILGLVDQMQAVNTDGIEPLAHPLEASQRLRADVVTERNNREAYQSIAPAVENGLYLVPKVID; encoded by the coding sequence ATGGCGCTTGAACGCTCCGACGTGGAAAAAATCGCGCATCTGGCCTCGCTTGGCCTGAATGAAGCCGATCTTCCACAGACCACCGCAGCCCTGAACAGCATTCTCGGGCTGGTTGACCAAATGCAGGCCGTGAATACCGACGGCATCGAGCCCCTGGCGCACCCGCTGGAAGCCAGCCAGCGCCTGCGTGCAGACGTCGTGACCGAACGCAATAATCGCGAGGCCTACCAGTCCATCGCGCCAGCGGTCGAAAACGGCCTGTACCTGGTTCCGAAAGTCATCGACTAA
- the gatB gene encoding Asp-tRNA(Asn)/Glu-tRNA(Gln) amidotransferase subunit GatB, with product MQWEVVIGLEIHTQLATQSKIFSGSATTFGSEPNTQASLVDLGMPGVLPVLNQEAVRMAVMFGLAIDAEIGQHNVFARKNYFYPDLPKGYQISQMELPIVGKGHLDIPLEDGTIKRVGVTRAHLEEDAGKSLHEEFPGATGIDLNRAGTPLLEIVSEPDMRSAKEAVAYVKTIHALVRYLGICDGNMAEGSLRCDCNVSIRPKGQAEYGTRCEIKNVNSFRFIEKAINSEVRRQIELIEDGGKVIQQTRLYDPNKDETRAMRSKEEANDYRYFPDPDLLPVVIEDSFLNDVRATLPELPQQKRERFQEQFGLSVYDASVLASSREQANYFEKVVSIAGDAKLAANWVMVELGSLLNKQGLEIDEAPVTAEQLGGMLLRIKDNTISGKIAKTVFEAMASGEGSSDEIIEKRGLKQVTDSGAISAVLDEMLAANAEQVEQYRAADEAKRGKMFGFFVGQAMKASKGKANPQQVNELLKSKLEG from the coding sequence ATGCAATGGGAAGTTGTGATCGGGCTGGAGATTCATACCCAGCTCGCCACCCAATCGAAGATTTTCTCCGGTAGCGCCACCACGTTCGGTTCAGAGCCGAACACCCAGGCCAGCCTGGTAGACCTGGGCATGCCCGGCGTTCTGCCGGTGCTGAACCAGGAAGCGGTGCGCATGGCGGTGATGTTTGGCCTGGCGATTGACGCCGAGATCGGCCAGCACAACGTGTTCGCGCGCAAGAACTACTTCTATCCGGACCTGCCCAAGGGCTACCAGATCAGCCAGATGGAACTGCCAATTGTCGGCAAGGGCCACCTGGATATCCCGCTGGAAGACGGCACCATCAAGCGTGTCGGCGTCACCCGCGCCCACCTGGAAGAAGACGCCGGCAAGAGCCTGCACGAAGAATTCCCGGGCGCGACCGGTATCGACCTGAACCGCGCTGGCACACCGCTGCTGGAAATCGTCTCCGAGCCTGACATGCGCAGCGCCAAGGAAGCCGTGGCCTACGTCAAGACCATCCACGCGCTGGTGCGCTACCTGGGCATCTGCGACGGCAACATGGCCGAAGGCTCGCTGCGTTGCGACTGCAACGTGTCGATCCGCCCAAAGGGCCAGGCCGAATACGGCACCCGCTGCGAGATCAAGAACGTCAACTCGTTCCGTTTCATCGAGAAGGCGATCAACAGCGAAGTGCGTCGCCAGATCGAGCTGATCGAAGACGGCGGCAAGGTCATCCAGCAGACCCGCCTGTACGACCCGAACAAAGACGAAACCCGCGCCATGCGCAGCAAAGAGGAAGCCAACGACTACCGTTACTTCCCCGACCCGGACCTGTTGCCGGTGGTCATCGAGGACTCGTTCCTGAATGACGTGCGCGCCACCCTGCCGGAATTGCCGCAGCAAAAACGCGAGCGCTTCCAGGAGCAGTTCGGCCTGTCGGTCTACGATGCCAGCGTCTTGGCTTCCAGCCGTGAGCAAGCCAACTACTTCGAAAAAGTCGTGAGCATTGCCGGTGACGCCAAGCTGGCGGCCAACTGGGTGATGGTTGAGCTGGGCAGCCTGTTGAACAAACAGGGCCTGGAAATCGACGAAGCTCCGGTCACTGCCGAGCAGTTGGGCGGCATGCTGCTGCGCATCAAGGACAACACCATTTCCGGCAAAATCGCCAAGACCGTGTTCGAAGCCATGGCCAGCGGTGAAGGCAGCAGCGACGAGATCATCGAGAAGCGCGGCCTCAAGCAAGTCACCGACAGCGGCGCCATTTCGGCCGTTCTGGATGAAATGCTTGCGGCCAATGCCGAGCAGGTCGAGCAATACCGCGCGGCAGACGAAGCCAAGCGCGGCAAGATGTTCGGCTTCTTTGTGGGCCAGGCGATGAAAGCCTCCAAAGGCAAGGCCAACCCGCAACAGGTGAACGAATTGCTGAAAAGCAAGCTCGAAGGCTGA
- a CDS encoding septal ring lytic transglycosylase RlpA family protein, whose amino-acid sequence MKRLLGLLALFSLLAGCASGLINPNGYDETGTASYYGAKHHGNKTASGEPFNQNALTAAHRQLPFGTQVKVTNLDNDKSVVVRINDRGPHTRGRLIDLSRKAAEQLGMISSGTARVRVQALGN is encoded by the coding sequence ATGAAGCGTCTACTCGGCCTCCTGGCCCTGTTCTCCCTGTTGGCCGGTTGCGCCAGCGGCCTCATCAACCCCAACGGCTACGACGAAACCGGCACCGCCTCGTATTACGGCGCCAAGCACCATGGCAACAAGACCGCCAGTGGTGAACCTTTCAACCAGAACGCCCTGACCGCCGCCCACCGGCAATTGCCGTTCGGCACCCAGGTCAAGGTCACCAATCTCGACAACGATAAATCCGTGGTTGTCCGCATCAATGATCGCGGCCCGCATACCCGTGGGCGCTTGATTGATTTGTCACGCAAGGCTGCCGAGCAGTTGGGCATGATCAGCAGCGGCACGGCGCGAGTGCGCGTGCAAGCCTTGGGCAACTAA
- a CDS encoding calcium/sodium antiporter, giving the protein MLELVSGLVLLIIGAEILVRAAVRLAASLKVRPLIIGLTVVAFGSSAPQMTVSLQATLAGNTDIAVGSVIGSSIFNILVTLGLSALIIPLRVSRQLVRLDIPVMILAGLLVFVLAANEELTPANGLVLLVALLAYLGVLHYQTRHSRRPRTLDTVARAPWLSSVLLMLGGLLILVLAGHLLLGAAVDVAGDLGLSERIIGLTLIGVGTSLPCLATSLIAALRGEREIAVGNVIGSNLFNLLGVLGFTALVAPSPLSVSPNALDFDLPVMLAALVLCLPVFYIGYRVTRAEGLVFLGLYLAYGLHVMAFTTGMPLANKLEHLMLYYVLPVLVAFLLFSTLQAWRRQHKRESK; this is encoded by the coding sequence CTGCTGGAGTTGGTCAGCGGCCTTGTACTGCTGATCATCGGCGCAGAAATCCTGGTGCGCGCTGCCGTGCGCCTGGCCGCCAGCCTTAAGGTGCGGCCATTGATCATCGGCCTGACCGTCGTGGCCTTCGGCAGCAGCGCGCCGCAGATGACCGTCAGCCTGCAAGCCACCCTGGCCGGCAATACCGATATTGCGGTGGGCAGCGTGATTGGCAGCAGTATCTTCAACATCCTGGTGACCCTGGGCCTGTCGGCGCTGATTATTCCGCTACGGGTCTCACGTCAGTTGGTGCGCCTGGATATCCCGGTGATGATCCTCGCGGGGCTGTTGGTGTTTGTGCTGGCGGCGAATGAAGAACTCACGCCCGCCAATGGCTTGGTGCTGCTGGTTGCCCTGCTCGCTTATCTCGGCGTGCTGCACTACCAGACTCGCCACTCGCGTCGCCCACGCACGCTGGACACTGTGGCCCGCGCTCCGTGGCTGAGCAGTGTGCTGCTGATGCTGGGCGGGTTGCTGATCCTGGTGCTGGCCGGTCATCTGCTGCTGGGCGCTGCGGTGGATGTGGCGGGGGACCTGGGCCTGTCGGAACGCATTATCGGCCTGACCCTGATCGGCGTCGGCACCTCACTGCCTTGCCTGGCCACCTCGCTTATCGCCGCTCTGCGTGGCGAGCGGGAAATCGCCGTCGGCAACGTGATCGGCAGCAACCTTTTCAACCTGCTGGGGGTGCTGGGCTTTACCGCCCTGGTGGCGCCTTCACCGCTGTCGGTGTCGCCCAACGCCCTGGACTTTGACCTGCCGGTGATGCTCGCTGCCTTGGTGCTGTGCCTGCCGGTGTTCTACATCGGCTACCGCGTGACCCGCGCCGAGGGCCTGGTCTTTTTGGGGTTGTACCTGGCCTATGGGCTGCACGTGATGGCCTTTACCACTGGCATGCCCTTGGCCAACAAGCTTGAACACCTGATGCTGTATTACGTCCTGCCAGTGCTGGTGGCTTTCCTGTTGTTCAGCACGCTGCAAGCCTGGCGCCGCCAACACAAGAGGGAATCGAAATGA
- a CDS encoding 4-carboxymuconolactone decarboxylase → MTDQKKPGVEMRRQVMGDAFVDRALGNATEFTQPLQDFVNEHAWGSVWNREGLPLKTRSLITLAALTALKCPQELKGHVRGALNNGCTVEEIREALLHCAVYAGVPAAIDAFRAAQEVIEAYQADQ, encoded by the coding sequence ATGACCGATCAGAAAAAGCCCGGGGTTGAAATGCGTCGCCAGGTCATGGGCGATGCGTTCGTCGACCGCGCCCTGGGCAATGCCACCGAGTTCACCCAGCCGCTGCAGGACTTCGTCAACGAGCACGCCTGGGGCAGTGTGTGGAACCGCGAAGGTCTGCCGCTAAAGACCCGCAGCCTGATCACCCTCGCCGCCCTCACCGCCCTCAAGTGCCCGCAGGAACTCAAGGGGCATGTGCGCGGCGCTTTGAACAATGGCTGTACCGTGGAAGAGATTCGTGAGGCGTTGCTGCATTGCGCGGTGTATGCCGGCGTGCCGGCGGCGATTGATGCGTTTCGGGCGGCGCAGGAAGTGATCGAGGCGTATCAGGCGGATCAGTAG
- a CDS encoding MFS transporter, with protein MQATKPTHVRYLILLMLFLVTTINYADRATIAIAGSSLQKDLGIDAVTLGYIFSAFGWAYVAGQIPGGWLLDRFGSKKVYALSIFTWSLFTVLQGYVGEFGVSTAVVALFMLRFMVGLAEAPSFPGNARIVAAWFPTAERGTASAIFNSAQYFATVLFAPLMGWIVYSFGWQHVFIVMGVIGILFSLIWLKVIHSPRQHPMINEAELNHIAANGAMVDMDQDKGKGKKTDGPKWDYIRQLLTNRMMLGVYLGQYCINGITYFFLTWFPVYLVQDRGMTILKAGFIASLPAICGFIGGVLGGVISDYLLRKGHSLTFARKAPIIGGLLISSSIVACNYVDIEWMVVGFMALAFFGKGVGALGWAVVSDTSPKQIAGLSGGLFNTFGNLASITTPIVIGYIISTTGSFKWALVFVGANALVAVFSYLVIVGPIKRVVLKEPPTKGPELTNLTQAHS; from the coding sequence ATGCAAGCGACCAAGCCGACCCACGTCCGCTATTTGATCCTGCTCATGCTGTTTTTGGTGACCACGATCAACTACGCCGACCGGGCCACCATCGCCATCGCGGGCTCCAGCCTGCAAAAAGACCTCGGTATCGACGCGGTCACCCTCGGTTATATCTTCTCTGCATTCGGTTGGGCCTACGTGGCCGGGCAAATTCCCGGCGGCTGGCTGCTCGACCGGTTCGGCTCGAAAAAAGTCTATGCCCTGAGCATCTTCACCTGGTCACTGTTCACCGTGCTGCAAGGCTATGTCGGTGAGTTCGGTGTCTCCACTGCTGTGGTTGCGCTGTTTATGCTGCGCTTCATGGTGGGCCTGGCCGAAGCGCCCTCGTTTCCCGGAAATGCCCGTATTGTTGCGGCGTGGTTTCCTACGGCTGAGCGCGGCACTGCCTCGGCGATCTTCAACTCGGCGCAATACTTCGCCACGGTGCTGTTTGCGCCGCTGATGGGATGGATCGTCTACAGCTTCGGCTGGCAGCATGTGTTTATCGTGATGGGCGTGATCGGCATCCTGTTCTCGCTGATCTGGCTGAAAGTTATCCACAGCCCTCGCCAGCACCCCATGATCAACGAAGCCGAGCTCAACCACATCGCAGCCAATGGCGCGATGGTCGATATGGATCAAGACAAGGGCAAGGGTAAGAAAACCGACGGTCCGAAGTGGGATTACATCCGTCAGTTGCTGACCAACCGCATGATGCTTGGTGTCTATCTGGGGCAGTACTGCATCAACGGCATCACCTACTTTTTCCTGACGTGGTTTCCGGTGTACCTGGTGCAAGACCGTGGCATGACCATCCTCAAGGCAGGCTTCATTGCTTCATTACCGGCGATCTGCGGCTTTATCGGCGGCGTGCTCGGTGGGGTGATTTCCGACTACCTGCTGCGCAAAGGGCATTCCCTGACCTTTGCACGCAAGGCGCCGATCATTGGTGGATTGCTGATTTCCAGCAGCATCGTGGCCTGCAACTACGTGGATATCGAATGGATGGTGGTGGGTTTCATGGCGTTGGCCTTCTTTGGCAAAGGCGTTGGCGCACTGGGTTGGGCGGTGGTGTCCGACACCTCGCCGAAACAAATCGCCGGCCTCAGTGGTGGTCTGTTCAACACCTTCGGTAACCTGGCGTCGATTACCACGCCGATTGTCATCGGCTACATCATCAGCACCACCGGCTCGTTCAAATGGGCGCTGGTGTTCGTCGGCGCCAACGCGCTGGTGGCGGTGTTCAGCTACCTGGTCATCGTCGGTCCGATCAAACGTGTCGTACTCAAAGAGCCGCCAACCAAAGGCCCCGAGCTGACCAACCTTACCCAAGCGCACTCCTGA
- a CDS encoding aldehyde dehydrogenase family protein, producing the protein MSQAQRYENYINGQWVAGADYCVNLNPSELSDVIGEYAKADVAQVNAAIDAARAAFPAWSTSGIQARHDALDKVGSEILARREELGTLLAREEGKTLPEAIGEVTRAGNIFKFFAGECLRLSGDYVPSVRPGVNVEVTREALGVVGLITPWNFPIAIPAWKIAPALAYGNCVVIKPAELVPGCAWALAEIISRAGFPAGVFNLVMGSGRVVGDVLVNSPKVDGISFTGSVGVGRQIAVSCVSRQAKVQLEMGGKNPQIILDDADLKQAVELSVQSAFYSTGQRCTASSRLIVTAGIHDQFVAAMAERMKSIKVGHALKSGTDIGPVVSQAQLDQDLKYIDIGQSEGARLVSGGGLVTCDTEGYYLAPTLFADSEAAMRISREEIFGPVANVVRVADYEAALAMANDTEFGLSAGIATTSLKYANHFKRHSQAGMVMVNLPTAGVDYHVPFGGRKGSSYGSREQGRYAQEFYTVVKTSYIGS; encoded by the coding sequence GTGTCCCAAGCCCAGCGTTATGAAAACTACATCAATGGCCAGTGGGTGGCCGGTGCCGACTATTGCGTCAACCTCAACCCGTCGGAGTTGTCTGATGTCATTGGCGAATACGCCAAGGCGGATGTCGCCCAGGTCAACGCCGCCATTGACGCCGCCCGCGCCGCGTTCCCGGCCTGGTCCACCTCGGGCATTCAGGCTCGCCATGACGCCCTGGATAAAGTCGGCAGTGAAATCCTCGCCCGCCGCGAAGAGCTCGGCACCCTGCTGGCCCGGGAAGAGGGCAAGACCCTGCCCGAAGCCATCGGTGAAGTGACCCGCGCCGGTAACATCTTCAAGTTCTTCGCCGGTGAATGCCTGCGCTTGTCCGGCGACTACGTGCCGTCGGTGCGCCCTGGCGTTAACGTTGAAGTGACTCGCGAAGCCCTGGGTGTGGTCGGCCTGATCACGCCGTGGAACTTCCCGATTGCCATCCCCGCCTGGAAAATCGCCCCGGCCCTGGCCTACGGCAACTGCGTGGTGATCAAGCCTGCCGAGCTGGTCCCGGGCTGCGCCTGGGCACTGGCAGAAATCATCTCCCGCGCAGGCTTCCCCGCCGGTGTGTTCAACCTGGTGATGGGCAGCGGCCGTGTGGTTGGCGACGTGTTGGTCAACAGCCCGAAAGTCGATGGCATCAGCTTCACCGGCTCGGTGGGTGTAGGGCGCCAGATTGCGGTCAGTTGCGTGTCGCGTCAGGCCAAAGTGCAGTTGGAAATGGGCGGCAAGAACCCGCAGATCATTCTCGACGACGCCGACCTCAAGCAGGCTGTCGAGCTGTCGGTACAGAGCGCGTTTTACTCCACTGGCCAGCGTTGCACCGCTTCCAGCCGCTTGATTGTTACCGCCGGCATTCACGACCAGTTCGTTGCGGCGATGGCTGAGCGCATGAAGTCGATCAAGGTCGGTCACGCGTTGAAAAGCGGCACCGACATCGGCCCGGTGGTTTCCCAGGCTCAGTTGGACCAGGACTTGAAGTACATCGACATCGGCCAAAGCGAAGGTGCGCGGCTAGTGAGTGGTGGTGGCCTGGTGACCTGCGACACCGAGGGCTACTACCTGGCACCGACGCTGTTTGCCGACAGCGAAGCGGCCATGCGTATCAGCCGTGAAGAGATCTTCGGCCCAGTGGCCAACGTGGTGCGCGTAGCGGATTACGAGGCAGCCCTGGCCATGGCCAACGACACGGAGTTCGGTCTGTCGGCGGGCATTGCCACGACGTCGCTCAAGTACGCCAACCACTTCAAGCGCCATTCCCAGGCCGGGATGGTGATGGTCAACCTGCCGACCGCCGGCGTGGACTATCACGTTCCGTTCGGTGGCCGTAAGGGTTCATCCTATGGTTCGCGTGAGCAAGGTCGCTATGCGCAAGAGTTCTACACCGTGGTGAAGACCAGCTACATCGGCTCGTAA
- the kdgD gene encoding 5-dehydro-4-deoxyglucarate dehydratase produces MNPQELKSILSHGLLSFPVTDFNAQGDFHQAGYIKRLEWLAPYGATALFAAGGTGEFFSLAASEYSQVVKTAVDTCATSVPILAGVGGSTRQAIEYAQEAERLGAKGLLLLPHYLTEASQDGVAAHVEAVCKSVKIGVVVYNRNVCRLTAPLLERLAERCPNLIGYKDGLGDIELMVSIRRRLGDRFSYLGGLPTAEVYAAAYKALGVPVYSSAVFNFIPKTAMDFYHAIAKDDHATVAKIIDDFFLPYLDIRNRKAGYAVSIVKAGAKIAGYDAGPVRTPLTDLLPEEYEALAALIDKQGAQ; encoded by the coding sequence ATGAATCCACAAGAACTGAAGTCCATCCTCTCCCACGGTCTGCTGTCTTTCCCGGTGACCGATTTCAACGCCCAGGGTGACTTCCACCAGGCGGGTTACATCAAGCGTCTGGAATGGCTGGCCCCTTACGGCGCCACCGCGTTGTTCGCCGCAGGCGGCACCGGTGAGTTTTTCTCCCTGGCGGCCAGCGAATATTCCCAAGTGGTGAAGACCGCTGTTGATACCTGCGCTACCAGCGTGCCGATTCTCGCCGGTGTCGGTGGTTCGACCCGCCAGGCCATCGAGTACGCCCAAGAAGCCGAGCGCCTGGGTGCCAAAGGCCTGCTGCTGCTGCCGCATTACTTGACCGAAGCCAGCCAGGACGGCGTTGCCGCCCACGTTGAAGCGGTGTGCAAATCGGTAAAGATCGGTGTGGTGGTGTACAACCGCAACGTCTGCCGCCTGACCGCGCCATTGCTGGAACGCCTGGCCGAGCGCTGCCCGAACCTGATCGGCTACAAGGATGGCCTGGGCGATATCGAACTGATGGTCTCGATTCGCCGTCGCCTCGGTGATCGTTTCAGCTACCTCGGCGGCCTGCCGACTGCAGAGGTTTACGCTGCGGCCTACAAAGCCTTGGGCGTGCCGGTGTACTCCTCGGCGGTGTTCAACTTCATCCCGAAAACCGCGATGGACTTCTACCACGCGATTGCCAAGGACGATCACGCCACCGTTGCCAAGATCATCGACGACTTCTTCCTGCCATACCTGGACATCCGTAACCGCAAGGCCGGTTACGCGGTGAGCATCGTCAAGGCCGGTGCAAAAATCGCCGGCTACGACGCAGGCCCGGTACGCACCCCGCTGACCGACCTGTTGCCGGAAGAATACGAAGCCCTCGCCGCGCTGATCGACAAGCAAGGCGCGCAATAA
- a CDS encoding phospholipase → MSGLELATPEKKSPVLRFEGGEHTAIGDDTLLRFAKDAPAIPARQVELHLPNGLALTYGQVIALGGDFYGIPGQPISDGASPAERVQRFSAAFNTLAVLPASRAEAQKILAVMQKEINAVNQAIKEGKHAHEAYDALGDTLSEEWNRITGGGSVVSALVPLGRYLKLAADNTDHFGEWALSAYLAGHTAALQQALAAHQTGTDQALELAYAMNSFADHFLTDLFSAGHLRVPRKQLAALVTPGELGSLISRFMHDEDSKFGLKVRNALGDEWHAYGDKRYFDVIDADNRAQVKRAVQASADEIFETFISGVAPSPANFKAPLYVPDLNAVQSPGSNFSPLFKMNGEKVLRRKEVNDLNDKRWTDDWWGWSTYLLLKDYKPNTPQP, encoded by the coding sequence ATGTCAGGTCTTGAACTCGCGACACCCGAAAAGAAATCACCCGTCCTGCGCTTCGAAGGCGGCGAACACACCGCCATTGGCGATGACACCCTCTTGCGTTTCGCCAAGGACGCCCCGGCGATTCCCGCACGCCAAGTCGAATTGCACCTGCCTAACGGACTGGCATTGACCTACGGCCAAGTGATCGCCCTGGGCGGTGACTTCTATGGCATCCCTGGCCAGCCCATCAGCGATGGCGCCTCGCCTGCCGAGCGCGTGCAACGCTTTAGCGCTGCGTTCAACACGCTGGCGGTGTTGCCCGCTTCACGAGCGGAAGCGCAGAAGATCCTTGCGGTGATGCAGAAGGAGATCAACGCGGTCAACCAGGCGATAAAGGAGGGCAAGCACGCTCACGAAGCTTATGACGCGCTAGGTGATACGTTGTCCGAGGAATGGAACCGCATCACCGGTGGTGGCAGCGTGGTTTCTGCGCTGGTTCCCTTGGGCCGCTACTTGAAACTGGCGGCGGACAATACCGACCACTTTGGTGAATGGGCACTGTCGGCGTATCTGGCCGGACATACGGCAGCACTGCAACAGGCCCTGGCGGCGCATCAAACTGGGACCGACCAGGCATTGGAATTGGCGTATGCCATGAACAGCTTCGCCGATCACTTTTTGACCGACTTGTTTTCTGCCGGGCACTTGCGGGTTCCGCGCAAACAATTGGCCGCCTTGGTGACGCCGGGCGAACTGGGCTCGCTGATCAGTCGCTTCATGCACGACGAAGACAGCAAGTTCGGGCTCAAGGTGCGCAATGCCCTGGGGGACGAATGGCATGCCTATGGGGATAAACGCTACTTCGACGTTATCGACGCGGACAATCGGGCGCAGGTCAAACGCGCGGTGCAAGCGTCGGCCGATGAGATCTTCGAAACGTTTATCAGCGGCGTGGCGCCCTCCCCGGCCAACTTCAAGGCGCCGCTGTATGTACCGGATTTGAACGCAGTGCAGAGCCCGGGGAGCAACTTCTCGCCGCTGTTCAAGATGAACGGAGAGAAGGTGCTGCGGCGCAAGGAAGTGAATGACTTGAACGACAAGCGCTGGACGGATGATTGGTGGGGGTGGAGTACGTATTTGTTGTTGAAGGACTATAAGCCGAATACGCCGCAGCCTTGA
- a CDS encoding FadR family transcriptional regulator, with the protein MENANTAPRLPRKRRSLAQELVTVLSEQIRDGELKRGDKLPTESAIMEAHGVSRTVVREAISRLQAAGQVETRHGIGTFVLDTPSPSGFRIDPATVVTLRDVLAILELRISLEVESAGLAAMRRSDEQLAAMRAALDALNESAAHAGDAVASDFAFHLEIALSTGNRYFTDIMTHLGTSIIPRTRLNSARLAHDDQQHYMGRLSREHEEIYEAIARKDSDAARAAMRLHLTNSRERLRHAHEEVEAQRG; encoded by the coding sequence ATGGAAAACGCCAACACCGCCCCTCGTCTTCCCCGCAAGCGCCGCAGCCTTGCCCAGGAATTGGTCACGGTGTTGTCCGAGCAGATCCGCGACGGTGAACTCAAGCGTGGCGACAAACTGCCCACCGAGTCGGCGATCATGGAAGCCCATGGGGTCAGTCGCACCGTGGTGCGTGAGGCCATCTCGCGCTTGCAAGCGGCAGGGCAGGTGGAAACCCGTCACGGCATCGGCACCTTCGTGCTGGACACGCCAAGCCCCAGCGGCTTCCGTATCGACCCGGCCACGGTGGTCACCCTGCGTGATGTGCTGGCGATATTGGAGCTGCGTATCAGCCTGGAAGTGGAGTCCGCCGGCCTGGCAGCGATGCGCCGCAGTGATGAGCAACTGGCGGCCATGCGCGCCGCCCTCGACGCCTTGAATGAAAGTGCGGCACACGCCGGCGACGCGGTGGCGTCCGACTTCGCGTTCCACCTGGAAATTGCGCTGTCCACCGGTAACCGCTATTTCACCGACATCATGACCCACCTGGGCACCAGCATCATTCCGCGCACGCGGTTGAATTCGGCGCGCCTGGCCCATGATGACCAGCAACACTACATGGGACGCTTGAGTCGTGAGCATGAAGAGATTTACGAGGCGATTGCCCGTAAGGATTCAGATGCGGCGCGTGCGGCCATGCGCTTGCACCTGACCAACAGCCGTGAGCGGCTGCGCCATGCCCATGAAGAAGTGGAGGCGCAGCGTGGGTAG